The following nucleotide sequence is from Triticum dicoccoides isolate Atlit2015 ecotype Zavitan chromosome 7B, WEW_v2.0, whole genome shotgun sequence.
ATAGATTAAAACAGGGCGTATGCCTACGGCCCAACACAACAATCTGGACATAACAAACATCAATCATGATACAAATTAATGATAGCCCCATGAACTCATAAAGTAAAGATTGACTCGAATGCTGCTAGCAAAACATAAACATATATGTTTAGTGGAGCAGGTACCGTTATTAAGTTAACTGGAATAGATAGCCCCATAAAGTGAGGTTACAAGATACACTCGACAACAAAAGAGAAGTAACACAATACTTGGGACCTATGATTCAACATTATCTGAAAGGTCAAGAATAGAACAGTGATATGCAAGGCAGACTATCAGTGCCAATCTACCAATGCCTCTGAGTACAAGGGAACATAAGGAAGATAAGGCTCCAGGGAATCATGTCCAAGATCGTGGATGAACTGCACTTTCCCACTATCCATTTCATAAGACATCAGTACTTTGTCATgcccataaaccaagaaaatcgtGTTTCGTTGTGGGTGGAGGGCGACAATATGGTACtcgtgtcccagctggacattcttCACTCCAAATAGATTCAGATACCTGACACTGTGCTCCAAGACCCACGCTTCACTGCCGTAGTCCTCGAGAACCCAGATCGACAGTTTATAAAGATCATGCTGATCACTATTTGCCAGATACAAACGCCCTCGAGACAGGTCAATGAACCCGTCATCAACATCTATTATGGGGGCGTCCTCATCGTCCGGCATAGGAATATCCCTCCAAGTAGTTCCCTCCACATCCACTGCCAGCACCGCAGACTCGACGGCGAGCAAATGCAGAAAACCATTGACAAAGACACTTCTAGAATCACTCACTATCCTAGGTAGGAAGTCCCAACCGGTGTCCTTGTGACTCCAGGCCCCGGTTTTGGACGAGTAGATGTCAACCGCTCTGACGAACCCGTAAgcatcgtcatcatcgtcggcaTTTGCATGTGCAGCCCCATCCTCCACGAACTGGAACACATGGAAGTGCGAGGAGACGGCCGGGTCGAACCCCAAGCGAGCTGTCTGCATCTTGCTGAAGATGCCGGGCAAGGCGACCCATTTCTCCGTGGCAGGATTGCACACCACGTAATAAAATGCCCCCGCACCAAAGGTCTTGAAGCGGCGGCAGAGGAGTAGGCCGTTGCAGCTGTCCAGAAGGTGGAACTGATGACAGTCAGGCAGGAAGGGGAGCGAAGGACGGATAGGAGCACGGCCTCCCGCCGAGACATGGGTGAAATTGTCAGTTGAGAAATAGCCAGTGCTGGGGCCGCGGCTCGAGTAGAGGAAGCCAGCGAGGTCATGGAGATGGTACTGCGGCAGCGCCTTGCGGTGGTCGGGGTGGGAGATGATGCCGCGCCACCGCTTGGAGACGCACTTGAAGCGGCACAGCGACCTGTACGGCACGCGCGACAGGATCTCGACGAGGAGGTCTTCGGTGAGCTTGTCCGCCGGATTCCGCCGCCTGCTAATGTCCCTGGATCCGTCCGCCATCGCCGTGGGGAGAGGAGGCACTCAATCTGCGAACGGGGGCGGGGGAGGAGAGATTGCAGATCCGTCGACATGGGTGAAGGGagcaggaaggaaggaagagaggatctACGAAGAGTGTGGCGTACGTACCAGACGAGAAGCGAGTGACGGAGAGGAAGCCCGTTTGAGGTGCTCCCGTCCCCGCCGGCGAGGCTTTgggtgcgcggcggcggcggcgaggcgaggtgaGTTTTTTTTTTTAGGGATCGACGTGAGGTGTGGCGTGGAAATGGAAGACAGGCGAAGTGAACGAGGAGTGCTGCTGTGTTGGGCTTTTGTCTAGTTTTCAGCCTGCACCTTATAAATCACTTAAATAACTCCTCTCTTCTCAGATGCTGACAAATGTTGCATTATATGTACGTCACTTGTTACAACCTATTTTTTCCCCTTTTCtatagatttatttataaaatgttTTATCCCTTGACCATGCGGTTCAACCGTTGGATTTTTCGCGTCGAGGTCTTTAAAACTAGGTCCAGTGTTAATAGGTTTCAACGAATTTTTTAAAGAAAAATCCGAAGCCGAAAATAAAACCTGGGAAAACCCCCTAAAAAAACAAAATCCAGGAAAAAACACAAAAAGGTCAAAACGGAACAAAAACACCAAAGCCTAGAGGCAAAAGCAGAAAAAATAACATCTACAATCCAAAAATGCATATTATTATTTTTCAAAAATCCACATAAGCGTCCAACATGCAACATGTGGCGGCAGTTGGATGCACCACTTGGCACGCTCCCAGACTATAAAAGTGGACCTTGCGGGCAGGAGAGAAGACAGGGGGACGAGCAAGGGCCAGGCCTCCTATTTGGTGCCTAGGTCGCTTAAATCACTCCCCGTCTTCTCAGATGCTAACAAATGTCGCATTGTATGTACGTCACTTGTTACAAcctattttttattattattttctatatatttatttatttaaatgTTTTATCCTTTGACCATGCGGTTcaaccgttggatttctcgcatcgAGTTCTTTAAAACTAGGTCCAGTGTTAATATGTTTCAAGGAACTATttttaagaaaaaaaacaaaaaccaaaaaaaacccGTAAAAAACTAAAatccagaaaaaaaacaaaaaggggAAAATGGAAGAAAAAACTCAGAGCCCAGAAGTATGGTTGCAGTTACACTTTTCTTAAGGCACAtattgtgttttttcctttttttgttggtGCCGGGGGGTGGGGGCATAGATTGTCCAAAACCTAGGAAAATCAggcaaaagccaaaaaaaattctacaatccaaaaatgcatatttttttttAAATCCACAGAAAGCGTCCAACATGCGACATGTGGCGAAAGTTGGATGCACCACTTGGCACGCTTCTAGAATATAAAAGTGGACCTTGCGGGTAGAAGCGGAGACGGGGGACGAGCAGGGGCTAGGCCCCCCCCAATGATCGACGATTGTTTTACCACCTATGAGTAATTAGCGTTAGGATTGGTTTTTTTAGACAAGCGTTAGGATTGGTNNNNNNNNNNNNNNNNNNNNNNNNNNNNNNNNNNNNNNNNNNNNNNNNNNNNNNNNNNNNNNNNNNNNNNNNNNNNNNNNNNNNNNNNNNNNNNNNNNNNNNNNNNNNNNNNNNNNNNNNNNNNNNNNNNNNNNNNNNNNNNNNNNNNNNNNNNNNNNNNNNNNNNNNNNNNNNNNNNNNNNNNNNNNNNNNNNNNNNNNNNNNNNNNNNNNNNNNNNNNNNNNNNNNNNNNNNNNNNNNNNNNNNNNNNNNNNNNNNNNNNNNNNNNNNNNNNNNNNNNNNNNNNNNNNNNNNNNNNNNNNNNNNNNNNNNNNTAAAAGGAAATGGGCCCATAATAAAGCCCAATCACACTTATGGCCTCCGCTCTTCCTAGTACTACCACATGACGTTATTACCCTAGCCCCCGACGTCCTTAACGCATGATTTGAGGGGATTAGGGCTGGCCCACTAGCATGCCGCCCCAGTTTCTTTTTAATTTATTTGTTACGAAAATAAAAATATGAAATCAAAAAGGTTTATAGATTTAAAGTAAAAAGGTTCATtcgtttgaaaaaaaaatcatatctttaaaaaagttcatcaatttttaaaaaagttcatcaatttgaaaaaatgttcattcaaattgaaaaaaagttcatccaatttagCAAAAGTTTATTAAGTTTCAAGAAAGTTCAtagaaattcaaaaaaagttcatttaTTTTTATAAAAAGTTCATTGAACTGAAAAAAAACTCATAGATAAAAAAAGGTTTATCCATTTTCCAAAAGAtgttcatcaaatttcaaaaaagttcatcaatattcGAAAAAGTTCATTGATATTCAAAAAAATGCATCAATCTGAAAAAAACTGttgaaatttttaaaaaaatcgtagatattcaaaaaaattcatataattttTAAAAAAGAAAATGTCAATCGACAGCTAGATGGGCCGGCCTATTTACGGACGCCACAGGCGCCAGTTAACGAAAATGCACGTTAACTGGTGCCTctggcgccaaataggaaatgcctcTTGCGCTCCCTGCCCAAGATCAGATTTGACTCTGATTAAATCAacaaacaccgactccaagatgagCGACCTGCAGACTACACTCTGTCAATTCTCAGCTTAGAGCATCAGTACTGTCTACTAATCTTTTTCTGCGGATAATCTCTCTCAACTCTCATATTAGATGCATAGAAATTTCTATATCCAATTGTAGTTATTTTAATGGTGATTTACGATGCTAATTCATTTTAAATTTCTTTTGTTTGATCTGCTTAGAGGTCATAAAAATAAAAGCGCCCCA
It contains:
- the LOC119341552 gene encoding F-box protein At5g07610-like, whose translation is MADGSRDISRRRNPADKLTEDLLVEILSRVPYRSLCRFKCVSKRWRGIISHPDHRKALPQYHLHDLAGFLYSSRGPSTGYFSTDNFTHVSAGGRAPIRPSLPFLPDCHQFHLLDSCNGLLLCRRFKTFGAGAFYYVVCNPATEKWVALPGIFSKMQTARLGFDPAVSSHFHVFQFVEDGAAHANADDDDDAYGFVRAVDIYSSKTGAWSHKDTGWDFLPRIVSDSRSVFVNGFLHLLAVESAVLAVDVEGTTWRDIPMPDDEDAPIIDVDDGFIDLSRGRLYLANSDQHDLYKLSIWVLEDYGSEAWVLEHSVRYLNLFGVKNVQLGHEYHIVALHPQRNTIFLVYGHDKVLMSYEMDSGKVQFIHDLGHDSLEPYLPYVPLYSEALVDWH